In one window of Tellurirhabdus rosea DNA:
- a CDS encoding ABC transporter permease, which yields MLTNYLKIAWRNLLRNKTFSAINILGLSVGMTCCMLLWLYIRSELSFDKHQEAASELFILGQKVSNGGRSSNSGEEESSHISAPYAFALKSEFPEIEQAGRLWVNLIDEKALLQVREPGKRVQSFYENKGYLVDSTFFDLFTYQFTEGSPRSALTDPNSVVLSEQVARKLFGSKPALDQIIRIGGTTGSGEEFKVTGVFRDESARSHIDARFFVPISSGWVGRFLRSGPLDFANNNMFHTYLKLRPGTDPRQLEKKLPAFVEKYARNDLKTFGVDKKLFLVGVPDIHLYNRFQTVITPTNSTTYLYILGSIALFTLLIACVNFMNLSTAQSAKRAAEVGVRKVMGAEQNSLVWQFLGESMLLTFLALAIAVGLVLIFLPIFNQLTSRSLSGLALLEPQIVLAFLALAALTGLVAGSYPAFYLSWFNPARVLKGKISNSLSAIALRRGLVVFQFVVSVGLVLATFVIEEQMDYMRNKSLGFTQDQQVIVPFRSSEARGTYTAFRNEILRNSQVVSAAGTQYYPGIANASDFMLHLPEQTVEQGQSVKTNWVDFEYLQTMGFQLKQGRGFSRQFPGDTNNRMVVNEATLRKFQIPASKALGQKLTFEWQGTAHQFEIVGVVRDFHYEDLHKTIEPYAFMLNSRPDFNYMVVHVNAANMTGVLNFLEGKWKALSPDEPFEYTFLNEDFRKNFQAEARTSRIVTYFTIISILISCLGLFGLAAFAAQQRTKEIGVRKVLGASVGDIVVLLSKDFLKLVVIALVIASPVAWWAMNRWLQSFAYKIAIEWWMFAGAGLLAVGIALLTVSSQSLKAALMNPVKSLRTE from the coding sequence ATGCTAACGAACTACCTCAAAATCGCCTGGCGGAATTTGCTCCGCAACAAGACCTTTTCGGCCATCAACATCCTTGGGCTGTCGGTGGGGATGACCTGCTGCATGCTGCTGTGGCTGTACATCCGGAGCGAACTGTCGTTCGACAAACACCAGGAGGCCGCTTCCGAACTGTTCATTCTGGGCCAGAAGGTCAGCAATGGCGGGCGCAGCAGCAACAGCGGCGAGGAGGAGAGCAGCCATATTTCGGCCCCCTACGCCTTCGCCCTCAAATCGGAGTTTCCGGAAATCGAGCAGGCCGGGCGGCTGTGGGTGAATCTCATCGACGAGAAAGCCCTGCTGCAGGTCCGGGAGCCGGGCAAACGGGTGCAGTCGTTCTACGAAAATAAAGGCTACCTGGTCGATTCGACGTTTTTTGACCTGTTTACCTACCAGTTTACGGAAGGCAGTCCGCGGTCGGCGCTGACCGATCCGAACTCGGTGGTGCTGTCCGAACAGGTGGCCCGGAAGCTGTTCGGCAGCAAACCCGCCCTCGACCAGATCATCCGCATCGGCGGCACAACGGGCTCGGGGGAAGAGTTTAAAGTGACCGGCGTTTTCCGGGACGAAAGCGCCCGTTCGCACATCGACGCCCGCTTTTTCGTGCCCATTTCGTCGGGCTGGGTGGGCCGGTTCCTGCGCAGCGGTCCGCTTGATTTTGCCAACAACAACATGTTCCACACGTACCTGAAGCTCCGGCCCGGTACGGACCCCCGCCAGCTGGAAAAGAAACTGCCGGCGTTCGTGGAAAAATACGCCCGCAACGACCTCAAGACGTTTGGGGTGGACAAGAAACTGTTTCTGGTCGGCGTACCGGACATTCACCTTTACAACCGTTTTCAGACGGTCATCACGCCGACCAACAGCACGACCTACCTCTACATTCTGGGCTCCATTGCGCTGTTCACGCTGCTGATTGCCTGCGTCAACTTCATGAACCTGTCCACGGCGCAGTCGGCAAAACGGGCGGCGGAAGTGGGCGTTCGGAAGGTAATGGGGGCCGAGCAGAATTCGCTGGTGTGGCAGTTTCTGGGCGAATCCATGCTGCTGACGTTCCTCGCTCTGGCGATTGCCGTGGGGCTGGTCCTTATTTTCCTGCCCATTTTCAACCAGCTGACCAGCCGGTCGCTCTCCGGACTGGCGCTGCTGGAGCCGCAGATTGTCCTGGCGTTTCTGGCGCTGGCGGCGCTGACGGGGCTGGTGGCGGGCAGCTACCCGGCTTTTTACCTTTCCTGGTTCAACCCGGCGCGGGTGCTGAAAGGCAAGATCAGCAATTCGCTCTCGGCCATCGCCCTGCGGCGCGGACTGGTCGTGTTTCAGTTTGTGGTGTCGGTCGGACTGGTGCTGGCGACGTTTGTCATTGAAGAACAGATGGACTACATGCGGAACAAATCGCTGGGCTTCACGCAGGACCAGCAGGTGATTGTTCCGTTCCGCAGTTCGGAGGCACGCGGCACGTACACCGCCTTCCGGAACGAAATCCTGCGCAACAGCCAGGTGGTGTCGGCGGCCGGAACGCAGTATTACCCCGGCATCGCCAACGCCAGCGACTTCATGCTGCACCTGCCGGAACAGACCGTTGAGCAGGGCCAGAGCGTGAAAACCAACTGGGTGGATTTTGAATACCTGCAAACGATGGGCTTTCAGCTGAAGCAGGGACGCGGCTTCTCGCGGCAGTTCCCGGGCGATACCAATAACCGGATGGTGGTCAACGAGGCGACCCTGCGGAAGTTCCAGATTCCGGCCAGCAAGGCGCTCGGGCAAAAGCTGACGTTCGAATGGCAGGGCACGGCCCACCAGTTCGAAATCGTGGGCGTAGTGCGGGATTTTCATTACGAGGACCTGCACAAAACCATCGAGCCGTATGCCTTTATGCTCAACAGTCGCCCGGATTTCAACTACATGGTCGTCCACGTCAACGCCGCCAACATGACCGGCGTGCTGAACTTCCTCGAAGGCAAGTGGAAGGCGCTCAGCCCGGACGAGCCGTTTGAATACACCTTCCTGAACGAGGATTTCCGGAAGAATTTTCAGGCCGAAGCCCGTACCTCGCGCATCGTGACCTATTTCACGATCATTTCCATTCTCATTTCGTGTCTGGGTCTGTTCGGCCTGGCCGCCTTTGCCGCCCAGCAGCGGACGAAGGAAATCGGCGTCCGGAAGGTGCTCGGTGCCTCGGTGGGCGACATCGTCGTGCTGCTGTCGAAGGATTTTCTGAAGCTGGTGGTCATCGCTCTCGTCATCGCCTCGCCGGTGGCCTGGTGGGCCATGAACCGCTGGCTGCAAAGTTTCGCCTACAAGATTGCCATCGAATGGTGGATGTTTGCCGGAGCCGGTCTTCTGGCGGTCGGTATTGCCCTGCTGACGGTCAGCTCGCAAAGTCTGAAAGCGGCGCTGATGAACCCGGTCAAATCCTTACGAACAGAATAA